In Gadus macrocephalus chromosome 11, ASM3116895v1, a single genomic region encodes these proteins:
- the gatc gene encoding glutamyl-tRNA(Gln) amidotransferase subunit C, mitochondrial isoform X2, producing MLGIHQIYGRRVQLNIILPLLCRYYYASRTDNMLSTNVKTLRKTRNTPSRPVTVTRLYSSNKHNSKVPKVPTWEPLGEDRIPSLPQVSSDLVDKLERLALVDFRTKEGLVCLERAIRQLFLRGDTVTEGDCAEKLLPLSNTTVEEYFVAPPGNIPLPRREERASMLKHSEF from the exons ATGCTTGGGATTCATCAAATATATGGACGCAGAGTGCAGTTGAACATAATACTGCCCTTATTATGCCGTTATTATTATGCTTCCAGAACCGACAATATGTTGTCAACAAACGTGAAGACCTTGAGGAAAACAAGAAACACACCGAGTCGACCAGTAACGGTCACACGGTTGTACAGTTCTAATAAACACAACTCAAAG GTACCAAAGGTCCCAACGTGGGAACCCCTGGGAGAAGACCGGATCCCATCG TTGCCACAAGTCTCGTCTGACTTGGTGGACAAACTGGAGAGACTAGCCCTGGTTGACTTCCGCACCAAAGAGGGTCTGGTCTGCCTGGAGAGAGCCATACG GCAGCTCTTCCTGAGAGGCGATACAGTCACTGAAGGGGACTGTGCAGAGAAGCTGCTTCCACTTTCAAACACCACAGTGGAGGAGTACTTTGTTGCACCTCCGG GAAACATTCCACTTCCAAGGCGGGAGGAGAGAGCGTCCATGTTGAAACACTCTGAGTTTTGA
- the LOC132467893 gene encoding polyubiquitin-like, with protein sequence MDITITLLNGESHPLIVAPGTTVGSLKDLLSQRSRLSPEGQKLFYDNDGEKIILDNPITSLSAYGVSSGANIFVLAKEEPTNIQVFLRTLNGQTHAYTVRAGETVAGFKLKVKQREKVAEDQQRLTHESKQMDDGSRTLESYNVKEGSNIYLNGRLRGG encoded by the coding sequence ATGGACATCACAATCACTCTTCTTAACGGGGAGTCTCACCCTCTCATCGTGGCTCCAGGGACCACCGTGGGCTCGCTGAAAGACCTCCTCTCTCAAAGGTCTCGACTCTCCCCGGAGGGTCAGAAGCTTTTCTACGACAACGACGGGGAGAAAATAATTCTCGACAATCCCATAACATCTCTGAGTGCCTATGGTGTGTCATCCGGCGCCAATATCTTCGTGCTGGCCAAGGAGGAGCCAACCAACATCCAAGTCTTCCTGAGAACGCTGAACGGCCAGACTCACGCCTACACCGTCCGAGCTGGGGAGACGGTGGCGGGCTTCAAGCTCAAGGTGAAACAGCGGGAGAAGGTGGCCGAGGACCAACAAAGGCTGACGCATGAATCCAAGCAGATGGACGACGGAAGTCGTACACTGGAGTCCTATAATGTGAAAGAGGGCAGCAACATCTACCTGAACGGACGGCTGAGAGGCGGCTAG
- the isg15 gene encoding ubiquitin-like protein ISG15, with protein sequence MLLFTSPQQQLVMDITITLLNGESHPLTVAPGTTVGSLKDLLSQRSRLSPESQKLFYDNNGEKIILDDTMSSLSAYGVSPGANIFVLAKEPANIQVFLTTVNGQTHAYTVRAGETVAGFKLKVKQREKVAEDQQRLMHESKQMDDGSRTLESYNVKEGSTIYLNGRLRGG encoded by the coding sequence ATGCTTTTATTTACTTCTCCCCAGCAGCAGTTGGTCATGGACATCACAATCACTCTTCTTAACGGGGAGTCTCACCCTCTTACCGTGGCTCCAGGGACCACCGTGGGCTCGCTGAAAGACCTCCTCTCTCAAAGGTCTCGACTCTCTCCGGAGAGTCAGAAGCTTTTCTACGACAACAACGGGGAGAAAATAATTCTCGACGATACCATGTCATCTCTGAGTGCCTATGGTGTGTCACCCGGTGCCAATATCTTCGTGCTGGCCAAGGAGCCCGCTAATATCCAAGTGTTCCTGACAACGGTGAACGGCCAGACTCACGCCTACACCGTCCGAGCTGGGGAGACGGTGGCGGGCTTCAAGCTCAAGGTgaaacagagggagaaggtggccGAGGACCAACAAAGGCTGATGCATGAATCCAAGCAGATGGACGACGGAAGTCGTACACTGGAGTCCTATAATGTGAAAGAGGGCAGCACCATCTACCTTAACGGACGGCTGAGAGGCGGCTAG
- the gatc gene encoding glutamyl-tRNA(Gln) amidotransferase subunit C, mitochondrial isoform X1: MLGIHQIYGRRVQLNIILPLLCRYYYASRTDNMLSTNVKTLRKTRNTPSRPVTVTRLYSSNKHNSKVPKVPTWEPLGEDRIPSLPQVSSDLVDKLERLALVDFRTKEGLVCLERAIRFADHLNMVDTTGVEPMDSVLEHGQLFLRGDTVTEGDCAEKLLPLSNTTVEEYFVAPPGNIPLPRREERASMLKHSEF; this comes from the exons ATGCTTGGGATTCATCAAATATATGGACGCAGAGTGCAGTTGAACATAATACTGCCCTTATTATGCCGTTATTATTATGCTTCCAGAACCGACAATATGTTGTCAACAAACGTGAAGACCTTGAGGAAAACAAGAAACACACCGAGTCGACCAGTAACGGTCACACGGTTGTACAGTTCTAATAAACACAACTCAAAG GTACCAAAGGTCCCAACGTGGGAACCCCTGGGAGAAGACCGGATCCCATCG TTGCCACAAGTCTCGTCTGACTTGGTGGACAAACTGGAGAGACTAGCCCTGGTTGACTTCCGCACCAAAGAGGGTCTGGTCTGCCTGGAGAGAGCCATACGGTTTGCGGATCATCTTAATATGGTGGATACAACTGGAGTAGAGCCCATGGATTCAGTCCTGGAACACGG GCAGCTCTTCCTGAGAGGCGATACAGTCACTGAAGGGGACTGTGCAGAGAAGCTGCTTCCACTTTCAAACACCACAGTGGAGGAGTACTTTGTTGCACCTCCGG GAAACATTCCACTTCCAAGGCGGGAGGAGAGAGCGTCCATGTTGAAACACTCTGAGTTTTGA